CCAAATGTTGCTTGTGGTCATTAAATTCAATGATTTAGCACAGCCAAGCGCAAAATGACAACATTTTTTCAGCCATCTGTGGGGCCCTTAATTACATGAACAACAGATCAGTCCAAGAGCATATTTACGTGTAGCAGTGGGAGGCAAGGACCTcaaaaagaggggaaaaaggGTAAAGAAATGCCTATGATGCAGGTGTGGGATTGAGCTTCCAGGAGTCTTAAATTGAGTGCAGCCCTTAagtagaaacatttcagctacTTAATATCAGGATTGGCTCCAAATCTCCACTTTTTACTACCAAAGGCTGGGTACAAACTTTGTGAATCAGCAATGTGAATGGAAAATTTGATAGTGGAGATCCTGATGTTGCTAGGTTTCATCGTTTTTGGTCCAACTATAGCTTATTTAACAAGAATACATATATCACGATGCCATGTTCAAAAAATTTGCAATTGGTTATAGAGCTGGAGTCATCAGAGAAAGATTACATACATGTTGACTCACCAATCTAGTAGAAGATGATGAGGGCAGAAAGCAGGAATTCTAATGCAGCAACAAATAGGTATTTACATGCTGAACACTGAGTATGTTTCATCCTCTCGCTCTCTTAAGCTAGTAAGGGTATCTTGCCCTGCATGCTACCATATCCACAAAGTCCTTGGCACATTCCAAAAAACTGTAATCATCTTAGAAATCTATATATTAGTATATTTTTCAGCTTGTAGAAGGTCATATTACAGTTCCATTATTCTAGTTGAGTGTCACAGCttaggattttatttttttagcaaTAGCTTTGTTCAATTATGAAATTTATACAAATCATGGTATCATGTGGatttttttcatgaaagaaTAGATGCAGATATTGTTTGACATAATGAACTAATAGGAAGTGATGAGGGCACAATCATTATGTATGCCTTGAGAGCAAGATCTGATAGCCAACAGCAATAGTTGGGGTATCACATGGTGGTCATGGTTGTAATTAGCTAATATGATATTTACTCTCTTACAACTCAGCGACAATATATTTCTGCCACTTACTACAATATCCATAAATTCTTTGGGCATTCCCACTATTTGAATAATTCcagtataagaaaattttaaattagtaaaataacatattatagTCTCTTTTTCCGTTGACTCTCCTGCAATGGATATTCCATTAGAGGTCTCAAAACTTGCTTATGTAACCAATTGCATATCCATCCTCTGTTGGTTCCTGATTCATTTCTTCTATGCATATATCTAGTCAATATCCTAGAgttctcattttatttttttttcacaatAAGAAAGATGAATTCAAGAATGAAACCCGATTCCCACTCCCACCTCATATAGTCATAGGCAATTACTCATACAGTCTGAGTATACAATTTCTAAAGTCATTTCAAGAGAAAGTATGTTTTTGGCATCCATAAAGAAACTAAATTTATGGAAGAGAAAAATTCTCAACAACGATCCTACCTGCACCAAGTACGCAAACAAACACAAGATGTTTAACCCAAAGAGATGCCAAGACAAACATCATTGCATGCGCATTACATGTTTACACGGATAAAGATTACTGTCCATTTACTTACTACTCACAGCTTTCCGTACTAGCATCCATCAAATCAAGGCAAGGCATTACATTCTATGGTTCATGAACCAGAGCAAGCAAAGAAGGAATAAACAAACATACCTCATCTTCGCTATATCCTTGTCCCTCCTTAGGTGTAAACAACATGTCACCAGTTGCAAGCTCAAAAGCAATGCAAGCAAAAGACCATATATCAGCTGAAAATGAGTACCCTGCCCGGAGAATAACCTCAGGAGACCTATACTGCCTTGTCTGAATATTATCTGTAAACTGCTTATCCACCCAACAAGCATTCCCAAAATCCACAACCTTGCATCTCAAATCAATCCCATCCAAGCTCCTTTCCCGCTGTGTCGGCTGCAATGTTCCTCCCATTGATGATCTTCTCCCAGATATCCTTGCTGCTGCCCtccttgctttcttcttcaGCTTCTTCTCAATGCTACTGGCCACAAGTGCCCCATTTGCATTGCCCTCAGGCCTCTCAAGGATTGGGGAAAATCCAGATCGCACAGGATCTTTCAAAGGATCAATGGTAGAGACAAGAAGAACATTTTCCAGTTTCAAATCTGCATGAATGAGACCGAGCTCCCTGTGCAAGTAATCAAGACCCAACAAGATTGATCTGCATATGTCTCTAACCCTGTTCAGGCCAATGCCCTTATATCTGTTGTACCGGATTAGCCGGAGTAGGCTGTCACCAAGGAATTCAAATACCAAGCAAAGATGCTGCCCATTTGGGCCAGCATGCTTAAAATGGTCCAGAAGACGAACTATGCACTTGGAATTTGAGGGATCTCCTTTCGCAATTGCTGAGAGAATCTCAATCTCATGAAGAGCAGCTTGAGCAAACTCTGCTGcacttttttgaattttcagggCTACAAATCTCTGCAAAACAAATCGATTTTAAAGAAATCTTTAGATTGGACATCACgtctggagagagagaggggggggggggggggggggggagatttTCCATTTATTATAAAACTAAAGTGGAGAGGGTCATAAAGGCAAGTCCATGAAGGACTAAAACACTGATTCAAATATAACATCTAAAAGAAGATATTCTTGACGGTAAGCATCAACTTAAAGTGATCAATCTACAAATATAAAATGAAATTTTAGATGTGGCGAAATAAAGGAATTACATTGATCAAACTCATAAAAGCAAAGTGAAATAAATATGCAGTCCTCCATCAGCATCCAGCACGAATATTTAACACTGATAAAGATGAAAATTGAACAAAAAGACACAAAAAGCAACAGATCTCTGCAATAAGAAAAGACAAACGCATATATCAATAAACGAAAGGAATAGAATTTATTGAAATTTGTGCATCTTTCTGAGAAATcgaaagtaaaaaagaaagaaaaatatcactattttatttaaaataggATCCAAACAAAAAGGTGGGTAATAATCACAACAGTACAACAAGCAGATCACTAGAATCCAAGGACAGCCCATACTACATAACAGATTAAGAAGACATAATAATGAAAGAACGACCCAGGGTTCTCGATTGGACAATAACAGTTGAAGCAGCTAATCTCAATCCATCATGAGCCGACACAATAATTTAATCAATTGTCGCACGATTCATGCGCAtagcaattcaaagtaaaaaaccAAACGGAAAAAGGACAGATCGTAAAAGATGAGATCTTTAAAGCAGAAATCGCGTGAATTCCCAGAAAAAAAAACTGCCGATTATAAAATGAGGAAATCCACAATAATCCGAATAAATATATCCAAGATGAGATCTTTTCCATCGTTTTGAAGCAATCGAGGAAGGCTTGGGGGGGTGGCGGATCGAGTACTTTGCATCGGGTGTCGAAGGCGAGCCAGACGGTGGAGAAGTGGCCCCATCCAAGCTTCCGCTGGGCGATGTACCGGCCGCCGGCGAACTGGTCGCCGACTCGGACGGCGTGGTAGCCGCCCTTCCGGTAGGCGTCGACGCCCTCGTCCTCCTCCCCTGACCCCGACGACGACGAGCACGACATCACTCTCCCTCTCCGCCTCTCCCTcgatctctctctcctctcctcccttcgcTTCAATCCCACTCTTTGGTCGCTGGAGAGAAAGAATCCCACCACCTAAGAAGAGGCGGAAGGgggttttctttctctttctttttctctctttttttccgaGTCCCGGGTTTCTCCTTTCCCCTTTCGTCGGTTGGGGAAACGGGGTCGTGGCTGAGTTTTTTTAACGTGACGCCGGATCCGACTGTGAAGCGATCTCAAATGCTATTTCTGGGTGCCTCTCTAGCTTAACATAATCTGCCCCACAGGACAAGGGATTTGAAGGTTTGTGGATGGTCCTTCTCGACGTTTTTATTAGCTGATAGCTATGGCTTGCGGCTGGGCGCGGGCTGGTGCTCATAGAAAGTGGGACCCAGTCATTGTGGAGCTCCAGCTGTTGCAGTTTGATTAGCCAAAAAGGATTGGCAGCCAACCTGAAAAGTATGAGTTACCGTTTGTTTAGGGTTGTGAGGGCAGGCTTCTCAAACTTTTTATTAGCTGATAGCTCTATGGTTTTAGTTGTATGAAATTCTTGCAATCAAAAAATATGGAACTTCTGGTCTAATTCAGAATCTTTGGCCTTTACAAGACAACAATGGTAGGAATTTACTGTAATAAAGGCTTTGTTGCCTGCCTCTCTTTTGAAGAACTCTTTATTGGTAGATTAGTATTAGTCAATTTCTAATTGAAGAactctttattttcttattttattaagaaaataagATACTTTGCCCTTCCAAAGCATGCAATATCACATCCTTTTACTGAATTTTATTATGTTGGTTATAACATATTTGAAATGGATTTTGTTTTACCTAAATGAACTAGTCAAGCTAGCCATCTTACATTATGCTGTTAAGAGACATGTAGATGCCATGAGGTTGGAGAAACACCCTTGATAAATCTGTAATTTATAGTAGCTTTGAGTACCACTCTAACCTTGGTGAAGCTAATtcatattaatttttatttattatttaagattaggaagGGCTATTCCTCGTCGTTTTTCTAGGAAGGGTTCACTTTAATTTCAATTGAACCTCTATACTTTGCTCCAGTGGCAAGAAGTGATACCACCTAGGACTAACAATAGGCTCATGTTAGCTTGAGGCCCATCGACCAGGCCAGCTTCAGTGGGGTTTTGGCCCAAACTGCAGCAAATTCAAGTTAGGCTAAGGCCATAGTTTCAGCCCAGTCTAAAACCTAGCCTAGTTGATGTAGGCAAATGATCCAAGGCTGCCACATGCTTAAACCAACATTACAAACATCCAAAAAGGGGCCTCATAAGTGTAATGCATATGATAGAAGACTATCCAAGCTAAAGAGAATAACATGGCTATACTTGAAGCTGTGAGCTTGAAGGTTAATTGTTTGAGAAACTTGTAAAGAGCTTCAAGAAAGAACATAGGATGACACTTGACTCGCATTTGTTTAATGAGCTTAGATTTTGAAATTTACATCCAGTCTATTAAAAAATGAAATGCAACACATTTCAATCTAAAATAAAGCTCCACTAGCATCAGTATGGTCAAAACTTCCAGATGAAACAttatcttatatatatttagtaGTCTTTTTTCGTTATATCTTGAATCATTCATAATGGAGGTCGAATAAGAAAAATATGGacgatttattgaagaaatgcTAGTGATACCAAACTTTTGGATATTTATGAAAATACCATTACATGgtcaaataatttaagatgatttTTTTCTCTATGTTGCAATAGGGTTTAGAAAGTTATTTTCTACCATTTACTTTGATGTTTATCATTTTATCttcttttagaaaatttatATTCTGAGAGCTAGAAAAAGTTTGTTGATTTTAGAAAATTTCCCATATAAATATCGCAGCCATGTATTTAGTTTTAACACAAAAATTAATAaagcttttcttttgagaatcttttttaattttcttatatGGTAAATTGAAGAGCTTGTGGTGGGATGTCATGGTTTAGGAGAAGACTTTGTAAAGAGGTTTGGATGTCTTTTGGTGAGACCCTATGAAGACCTATTATGTGAAACTGAAGGTCTAGTGGAACGGAAAGGTGGCATGTTTAAGGTAAACCCTAACCTTATTTTCATTGGGTTGATGGATTATTGTAGTTTTGGTACAAATTTAGGAAAAAACTTAGGTCTAAGTCTATGTCATCAACTATCTCTAGTGAGTGTCTAGCGGCATAGATTATACCTTTGGAGTCCACTTATTCTAAGGATTCCAACATGACCAATATCATAGTTTTTGGAGATGTGTTTTGATAATTACACACGATTATTATTACATAGAAAGCTCAGAACTAAAATTGACATCATTTATCAAAATCACTCAATTGGCCAAAATTAACATAAATTAGTTTTTCGATTTATTTGGAATATTtaaactaatttttatttttttggaattttattttgttaattATGGAATGTTGAATATTGCATGGAAGTTTGGGGTTAATTAGCTTGAGAAATAATGTTGATTTTGATATGGTACTTAGGCTTATGCTAGGGCTCTAGTGGCTATACTTTAGTATACATGTGATTTGTAATTGTTAAGTATTAGAAAAGATTTGATTTGAGCATAGCAAGTCTTCATTGGACCTAGGTATTTGGTAACTAACCTCCTACCTAAGCTAAAGTTGTAACTCTATATTTTCTAAGGCATGCCCTTGCTAATTAGTCCTTAAGGTACTTGAAATAAAAttatagttgaatgcatgtgataACTTATCCTCTAAGCATTCTATCTTGTTTTCTCATAGAATACTATGTTAGATAATTTATGATGTTTCATGAAATTGAGAATCATTATTATGTGAAACCCCGTTTTGGAATTACTTCCATCAATTTTCATTA
Above is a window of Phoenix dactylifera cultivar Barhee BC4 unplaced genomic scaffold, palm_55x_up_171113_PBpolish2nd_filt_p 000807F, whole genome shotgun sequence DNA encoding:
- the LOC103720112 gene encoding SRSF protein kinase 2-like isoform X2 — its product is MSCSSSSGSGEEDEGVDAYRKGGYHAVRVGDQFAGGRYIAQRKLGWGHFSTVWLAFDTRCKRFVALKIQKSAAEFAQAALHEIEILSAIAKGDPSNSKCIVRLLDHFKHAGPNGQHLCLVFEFLGDSLLRLIRYNRYKGIGLNRVRDICRSILLGLDYLHRELGLIHADLKLENVLLVSTIDPLKDPVRSGFSPILERPEGNANGALVASSIEKKLKKKARRAAARISGRRSSMGGTLQPTQRERSLDGIDLRCKVVDFGNACWVDKQFTDNIQTRQYRSPEVILRAGYSFSADIWSFACIAFELATGDMLFTPKEGQGYSEDEDHLALMMELLGKMPRKAWRPEENPKAEILALGSSSC
- the LOC103720112 gene encoding SRSF protein kinase 2-like isoform X1, translated to MSCSSSSGSGEEDEGVDAYRKGGYHAVRVGDQFAGGRYIAQRKLGWGHFSTVWLAFDTRCKRFVALKIQKSAAEFAQAALHEIEILSAIAKGDPSNSKCIVRLLDHFKHAGPNGQHLCLVFEFLGDSLLRLIRYNRYKGIGLNRVRDICRSILLGLDYLHRELGLIHADLKLENVLLVSTIDPLKDPVRSGFSPILERPEGNANGALVASSIEKKLKKKARRAAARISGRRSSMGGTLQPTQRERSLDGIDLRCKVVDFGNACWVDKQFTDNIQTRQYRSPEVILRAGYSFSADIWSFACIAFELATGDMLFTPKEGQGYSEDEDHLALMMELLGKMPRKIATSGSQSKDFFDRHGDLKRIRRLKFWPLDRLLVEKYKFLDSDAQEFANFLCPLLDFAPEKRPTAADCLQHPWLKSRDKKLTDENIEASVERLEMGVSSKLKV